A window of Pseudomonadota bacterium genomic DNA:
ACACGACCACGGTGACATTGACATGGATCCGCCTCAAAGCAGGTAATTGCCACACGCTTATGCCTATCAATTAGTGAACACAATTTTATCAAAGCATCTTGGTTTTCTTTAAGTGTTGTTTTTTCGTACTCATAAAATAATCGGTCATAATCTGATTGGGTTTTAAGTTGTTGGCGTTTTTCTGAAACGATACCCAATTCGGGTATATGAACATACTCAATTCCTAACTTCTTTAGGCTATCGCTTAGTGTAGACTTTGAAAAACCATATTTGCGGCTTAATGGATTCCGCCTCACATCACAAAGCAGCTTAATATTATTACTTATTAATCTATTAAGATAATTTTCAAAGCTCTGACCTTCGTAACCGATTGTAAAAAAACATGGCTCTGCTTGACAAGGGCGTTTTTCTTCAATTTTTTCTATTTCTTCTTTACTCATCAGTCGATTAGCTATTTCACTATTGATAGCATAATAAGGATAATCGCGGTACACTTCTTTAATCAGAGAATTTCCTGATAAATGTTCATAGTACTTTTTGAATAATACAATTTTTTGTGCATCATCTTTTTTAAGCTGTTTTATATAACCACTTTCATTTAACGTCCAATCGTCACCTTTTGCCAAATGACCAGATTCAGTTAAATTTCTACGATCTGCGTAAGATTGAAATGAGAAGCAGCCATATTTATAAGGCACAAATTCGTAGCTTTTTTCTTGCTGACATTTTTGTGTAAACAAAAACAGATACTTCTGTAGGTCACGACTTTTTAAAGTACCCCCAAAAGCCTCAATCAATGCTAGCAATACTTTTTGTCTATAAAACATAGTTCTTTTCCTCTCAATCTCATCATAACTTGATAAAATCTTTTTGTAAAAGACTATCCAGAAAAAATCCATTATCTACGAAAAATCATCCTAGAACTATTATTAGCAGTTATGGTTAATGCGTAGGGCAGTGTTCATTAAGATATATTTGTAATAGGTGAATTTATTTGTAGTATCTTTATGCAAGGCTACAAGATGCTGAAATAAATTCAGCATGACATGAATTTATGTTAATTCAACAATGCAAGCGAATTAAACAGTTATCTGAATATCCTTCAGCGTTCCCAAGTCATTAATAGGCTTTGATTTTACTTCCTTTTTTAACTGTTTTTGACTTACCTCATGCGAGTCGGCATCGTCTGTTTCCGACATAGTGCTTTCTTCAACATCACGCCATGCATCTAGCATTACACGCAAATCACCGATAACACCGTCACATTCTTTGATGCTATCATTCGTATTTATATAAAGAAGACGCATATCAAGTGATTGGTAATACTCATCTAAGGCGGTCGCTACCTCGCTGGTCTCGTCATTAAACTCAAGGCAGGAATTAAGCCCTGTAACTATTGCTATTGCTTTATTTATTAAATTATACCTTTTTTCATAATTTTGCTCTTGTATGGCTTCTTTTGCCTGTTCGATAAAATTTATTGCCCCTTCATACAGCATTATAACCTGTCTGACTTCACTTACGGTTTCGCTAGCCCTTTGGTAAGCATTAAAATGATTTTTGTTATAAGCCATAAATTTCCCCCTTTAGCCTCTATTATCCGAATTAGCCTGACGTTGAGCATCAATAAAGCTTAAAGTGCTGTTTGCCGCACTTATAACCGCTTCTAATCTGGTAAACTGCTCGACAAGTAAACGCCTTTCAATCTCAAGTGTAATATTATCTCTTTCAATTCTTTCCAGCAGCCTGTCATTCTCCGTTTTGAACGAATCAACCGCATCATCTATAAAGCCGTCATCTTTTAAATATCCGTCTAAAAGATTATATAAACTGTCGGTTATTCCCGAAGTCTGGCTTACGGTTATAATATCGCTTCCATCACCGGTATATACCAAAACCAGTCCCTCTAAGGACGTTCCGGCTATCCCCTTTATAGTTCCGCCTGCCAATGTGGCGTTAAATAAGAAACTATTATCTACAGCACTTAAAACCCTTACCTTATCTCCATCTGCCCTTGTATTATCAATATCAAGAATATAATCATTAAGCGTCGTTTTGTTGGTATGAGAAAACACACTTAAATCAGGAGAGTTTGAAACAAAATTAAACGCAAATACATTACGTACAGCCTCAAAGTTTGCGGCTAATGCAGCATCAAACTTATCCTCATCAATGACAAAAATGTCTTTAGTTTCAGGGGTTTCATCGTTACCCGGAAAATCTATCAGATCTATACCAACTTCAAATAACGAGCTAAAACCACCTGCCGATATACCCGCAATAGTTCTCGTAATCTGACTATCTATCGCACTTAACACATCACGCAAAATAGGCTCGTCACCCAATGTCGCAGTTTCTACCAACACATTATTTTCATCACGCTCAGTCTGCTCCGATATAAATAACTTTAAATCGTTATATGCCGTCAAAAAGTCCGATATCCCTGTTTTAATAAGGTCGTTATCACTTTGGACATCAAGCGTAATAGTTGGAGGAGATGAAACCGGTGTATCTGCCTTTAGAGTAAATGTCAGCCCTTCCAAAACATCATTTATAGCATTGCTAGAACGAGTAATAGTTTGCCCGTCAAGATCAAATGAAGCGTCCGCAGCCGCTATAGACTGTGTGAATGTTACATTATCCAAACCTATCTGTATAGTACCCGTTGGTCCGTCACCTGCGTCGCCGTCAGAAAATTCAAATATCTTATTTTCAACGCCGGTATTTTTAGCTTTTAATACAAGGCTGAAGTTGTTTTCGCTTATTTGTACTACGTCAGCCAGAACCCCGCTCAAAGAAGAAACAGCGTTAATTTTCGACTTAATAACCTGAAGGTTATCACCTTCACTTAAAGTAATATTAACTCCACCAAGATTAAAAGTCCCTGCCCTAAACTCTGGAACTGTCGGAGACTGAGTTATAGTAATGCTATTAGTTACATTTAAGAATGTATTTATTTCAGTGGCATATGTAGTTGCCTCAGCGGCATTATCTATTATTTTCTCATCGCCAACTACAAGCTGGAAGGTCACATCCTTAGTGCCGTCCGTAGTTTCCGTATCGGTATCTTTTACAAACGTAATAACGGTTCCCGCAGGTATCCTGTTACCAAGACCGTTATCACCGTCACCACCTGCATTAATACTTCCGCCGTCTAGCCTTATAGGCTTTGATGTATATGTAACACCGCCAACCGTTGCTTTTAATTCCACCATGTTCGATGTGAAAGTATCTGCCGCACTTGCTCCGGCTATGTAAGTTGCACCATTAATCGTAACCGCACCTGACAGGGTAGATATATGTGTTGTAGAAGCATCGGTAATTGAGGTTTGGTCAACACCGTCCGTACCCAACGCCGCCAGCGTTCCTCCGGCAGGATTGTTTGCGGCAGCCTGACTTCCGATAGCTATAGTGTTAGCAGTATCCGCACCTAATGAAAAATCGGCATTAATCGCAAGAGTCGCACCGCTTCCGTAAGTTTCAGATGTTACGGTAATAGTATCTACACCGTTATTCTCGAACTTATAGCCTGATACCGTTGATGTTGTAAGATTATTAAAGAAATTTGAAATATTGTCCAAAGTTTCGGCTAATGACGCACCAACCGTAATGTCAACACCGAACGTAGCTGTTGTATTACCAAAAGTAATCGTATCATTAGTATCAATATTATTGTTGGCTATCACAATATCTATAGTAGCCTTGGTAGCCGCCGCATATCCGTCAACACCGTTTTGGCTTACACTACCGCTAACAAGACCGTTACTAGCCGCCACACTTCCCGCAACTGAACCGTTATTTTTGTAGTTCCTTCCGATTTGCACGGTTTGGGTTTCGTTCGTATCACCTTTTGAAAAATCGGCAGATACATTTATATCATTACCTGTACTGGCTATAGTTCCCGCGGTATCCTGCGTTATGGTCAAAACACCGGTACTGTTCCTTGAATATGTGTATGTGCTTTCAGTTCCGCTTGCCACAGTGTTCATATATGTCACGATGGCATCTATTTTTTGATCCAAAGTAGAAGCACCGGAAATATCTATGTCCGATCCTCCTGTTCCGCCAAAAGTAATGGTAGTACCGCCAATTATCAGCTCATCGGTAGCATCAAATGAGTTTTGCGTACCGAATATTACCTCTAAAACCGCATTTGTCGCAACCGTCCCCTGATCGCCGTCAGTACCTAGCGAATTAAGGTCGCCGCCTGCCGGATTATTTGAAGCCGCCTGACTGCCTATAGCTATAGTCTGGTTAGTGCTGCCGTTTGAAAGATTAGCTCCTATTGTAAGGCTTGTATCTACTTCGGAGTTACTGCCCTCAACGTCCCTTGTGACAGTGATTGTTGAGCCGCTCGTAGAATAAGTGTATCTTGATTCCTCACCCGTAGTTACGGAATTCATGTAATTTACTATATTTGTCAGCGTGTCGGACAGGCTCGCCCCAACTGCTACATCAGCACCACCGCCACCACCGAAAGTTATTGCCGTAGAGCCTATATCTATTTGATCCAAGGCATCAAATTCATTATCATCGCTGAATACTAGGTCAATCGTTGCTTTATTTCCCTGAACATCATTTGAAAATGTTATAGGTGTAAATTGATTAAGTACGCTTCCTGATACGGTTCCGGTATTTACCTGATAATTATCTGCGACAGAAGCGTTACCTACCACGCTAACACTATCACTTGTAAAACCGCTTTTTCTTATTTGATGAGCCGTTGCAAGAGAGATATTTTCAATTGAATAATTATTAAGGGTGGCTCCGGGTTCACTTGTTACCGACATATAAGTCGATGCCGCAACTGAGCCGGACGATGTAAGGTTTGTAATAGTATGCTTAAAAAAATCATTGCTTTCGTTAAAAACACCCGGAGGAGAACGTAAAAAATTAGAAGTGGTTTTTAACCTATCCAATAATGTTTGTAATTCACCGATTGCTGATATTTTACTTTTATTTAGATCAACAGTTCCCTGAGTTTCCTCAATTTTTGCCTGCTGAGAGGAAAGTATAGCTTCAATAAGTGCATCGCCGTCCAGATTGGACAAAAACCCAAGTGCGGTAGTGCTACCGTTACTTGTATTAAATCCTCCTAAGTTAATACTGGACATTTTATTTTCCCACGCCTTACCTATGCAACTGTTAGTTTATTATATCACAACTTAATCAACATTAAAAGATAAAAAGGAGGCAGTTGCCTGCCCCCTTTAAATTAGCTTATCCTTAAACTATTACTGCTGTAGAAGCCCTAATAAGTTCTGGATTCTTGAGTTAACCTGAGTTAACACGGCTGTTGCAGCATCAACCCTAACTCTTGACTCGGCAAAACGAGTAGATTCCTGAGTATAGTCAGTATCTAGTAGTTTTGACCTTGCAGCGTCAGCGTTTTGAATCGAAGCCTGATTGTTTTGAATCGCCGAGTTAAATGCTGTAATCTTAGCTGAAATATCAGATATCAAGGATACAACATTGTTAATAGCGTTATCAATAATATCACCGGCAGCGATTGCCTGTTGGCTTGTAGCAACCGAAAGCGTCTGAGTATCACCATCATCATCTTTATAGATGGTAGTAGTTTTCGCACTACCGATTGACACACCGATCGTATCCGATGCAGAAGCACCAACCTGAAATGATAATGAATCATTTGCAGAAACACCAAGTGCTGCGTTAAGAGCGTCTGCTAATGCTCTTTCACCATCTGCCGTGCTGATATCGATTTGTGCGGTTTGCGACTTAACGTTACCAAGATCAATCTCAAACACACGACCGTCCGTCGTACTATCACTGAAAAAGTGTAGCTTAGCCGAACTTTGACCGGTATTACCGTCATCAAGGTCAATGATCTTGTTAGTAGAATCATATGAACCTTCGTTTGCATTGCCGTTAAGATCGACACCGAACGCTCTAACTCCACCGGTCGTAGGAGCGGTTACACTATTTAGGTAAGCAGTGTACGTCTCACCGTCAATAGTGGTAGTGATCGTATCGGTTAAACGGTCAACCGTGAATGACTCGATGCTGCCTAATGTACCGACCGAGCTGAATCCGTCAGTAATAAAACGGACATCACCCTCGTTATAGTCATTAGTACCCGAACCGATAACATCCAGACCTTCAAGACCGTCAAGTAACGTTCCAACCGCAGATGCAATACGGAAGTCACTTGAAGATGAATCAACAAGATCAAAACCTTGAGTTCTTGCCTGATTCACGGTTATTGAATCAAGCTGAGTTTTTAGGTTAGTAGCAATGGTATCCAATGAATCCTGAGCTTTTGAGATTGTAGAAGTGTCAGCTAAAGATATAGCAGCAGTTCCTACATTTAATACAAAGCCGTTATCAGACAACACGTCACTTGCGTTACGTTTACCGTCAGCATCATAAAAAACTATTTTCTCATTGGCACGTATGAGGTTACCGGCAGCTCCAATAGTGCTTGCGGTGCCAACACCATGCAGGAAAACAGGTTCAGATATATAAGTAGTATCACCTATTTTTGCTGTAAATGTAACGCTGTTACGATTAAGACCGTCAGTACTTCCGGCATTGAACGTGGCTTTTAGCTCGTCAATCTGACCTATTATATTTTGGTCATAAGTTAACTGAGCGTCCGTTACCGTTCTATCCGCACCGACTGTAGTTGCGGTTACGGCATCGGCAGTATCTAAGGCTATAGCACCGGCAACAGCGTTACCACCACCTAACGTGGCTGCTGTGATACCTGTAGCAGTAGTAAACTGGAACGTTAAACCGGCAACAGAGCTTGTAATATTTGCGGTACCTCCACCTGTATCGTCAGCAGTTAAAGCATCAAGTATCTTCTGCTGATTTGTTGTACTAGCGGTTCCTCCTATAGAGGCCGCAGTACCTGTAATAACACCAGTTGCACTGCCTGTATTAATAATTGTAGCTAAGTTTGCAATCTCTTCTGCAACTGTCGAGCTACCGTCTGTTGTATAGCTTATAGTTACGGTTTGACCGGCTGTTGCTATATTTCCGGCAACATCCACTATGGTAAGCACTACGGCACCAGAGTTCGCAACAGCCGTTACCGCAAGTGCTTCGGTAAAGAGTTGGGTCGCTGTCGTACCAAAGGTTCCTACACTTGCGTTACCGTTTACAGTAGCGGCTAATGTATCGGAATCCGTTGCGTTAGCAACATGGAAACTTACATTATTAAGATTGGTAGCACCATTATCGGCAGCAGTTACTTTTATAGCCGTAGCTATATCTGTCGGACCATCAAGTTCAAATACAAAGCTTCTAAGCAGATTCACTCTTTCCGTTGCATCAGCAGTACCACCGATAGACAAGCTACTACCATATGGCAATGAAGCCGAGGCAGTACCGTCATTCAATGCGGCAAGCAAGTCTCTTATTTGCTCGTTAGCGGACGTACCACCGTCTGCCGTAAAAGAAATAACAACACTTTCACCTGCACCGGCCACAACACCATCATTATCCACAATAGTAAATTGAATAACTTCTGAGTTAGAAGCTGCGGTAGTTATTGCAATAGTCGCCTCTGCTCGTGTTTCACCTATTCTGTTTGCATCAACAAATGAAGCGATTCCATCAACACCTACGGTAGATGTAGTCGCAGACGAAATTGACTCTACCGATCCCGCACCCGTAGTATCAATGTTATCACCACCGATAGTAACGCTATTTGCCGATATATTACCAAGCGTCGTAATACCTATTGTAACACTGTTTGCATTTGCATTTGCCTCTCTTGTACGTATGATAACACTGCCATCACCCGTATCGGTAAATGTAAAGTTCCTCACAAGGTCATCGGTAGAAGCTTTTGCAGCAGTAACAAACGCCGCTGCAAATGTTGTATTTGTTGTTGCGGCACTAGTTGTAACACTTAAAGTATGAGTGCCGGTATCACCGGGCTTCGCAAAAGTAAATGTAGTTGTGCCTGCGGCAATAGCATCGTCAGTATCAGCGAAAGTTAAAACAACCTCACCTCTAACACCGCTTACGTTAAGTAAGTCACCCGTTGCTATAGTATCGGTACCGGAAGTAGATGTGCTATATTGTGCTGCCGATATTAACGAGTAGTTATCTGTTGACAAAGTAGTGCTTGTATCGATTCCCGCACTTCCGCTAATCGAACCGTCTAGCAAAGCCTTACCGTTAAAGTTTGCGTTCTCTGAAATACGGTTAATCTCTGAAACGATTGCCTGAAACTCCTGATTCAAGAATCCCCTTTCGTTATCAGTCAGAGAGTCGTCTGCCGATTTCACCGCTAAGTTTTTTTGTTGTTGTAAAAGTGACAATACCGTATCTAATGCACCTTTTGCTGTTTCCAACAAAGATTTTGCCTGACCGGCGTTACCTACGGTTACCCTAAGTGTACTTACACGAGTCGCTAATATCGTACCGACTGAAAGGTCGGCAACGTTTGCATCTCTTTTTGTACCACTCACTAAGTTTGAGACTGACGCTGTTACCGTTCTCGACGCAATACCCACTTGGTCTTGCGCAAAACGTGCGTCAATACTTGAAATTGTAGTCATATCGTATCTCCTACTTGGATTGATAAAATTGTTAAACCAGAGCTACATGCCCAAAATTTAATATCTAATCGTAAGATACAAACAACTCTATGTCAACCATTTTTTGCGACTGTCCCATATTAATACAATCTGTAGTTACAGTTCCAATTTTGGAACAAATTATACAACTCCCGCTTTAAGAATATCGTGAATATGCAGCACCCCAACCGGCATTCCATTCTCTACAACAAAAAGGTTAGTTATGGATTTCCCCTCCATAACACTTAACGCTTTGGAAGCAAGGTCTGTTTTTTTTGCAACCAGAGGGTTTTTAGTCATAACATCATTGACTTTAGCACTAGACAGATTCATTGATATATGCCTGCGCAAATCCCCATCGGTAATTATACCCGTTAAGTTGCCCTCTCCATCAATAATACCGACACACCCCAATTTTTTTTCCGTAATTATATTCAGGGCATCTGACATCAAAGTACCGTCTTTTACTATAGGGATAGCGTCACCGGTATGCATCAGGTTTTCAACCTTTATAAATGCCGAGCCAAGCTTTCCACCGGGGTGGAATACATTAAACTCCTCACTTGAAAACCCTCTCCTTTCCAATAATGCAACGGCAAGTATGTCACCTAAGGCAAGCATCATAGTGGTGGAGGTGGTCGGAGCATTAACGCTACACGCCTCCGGAACCTCCGGAAGAATAAGTGCAACGGTTGCCGCATCTGCCAATATCGATGTTTTCCTTCTAACAACACCGACAATAGGAATATCGAACCTTTGGCAATATACGATAATATCTTTTAGCTCCACCGTCTCACCGGAATTTGAAAGCAACATCACCACATCACTTTGTGTAACCATTCCCAAATCACCATGGCTTGCCTCCCCCGGATGTACAAAAAGAGCCGGAGTTCCGGTTGAAGCCATTGTTGCGGCTATCTTCCTTGCTATATGACCGCTTTTGCCCATACCGCTTAATATAACACGCCCCTTTGCATCGCTAAGTAAATTAACGGCTTTTATATAATCCTCGCCCAGCCAATCCTCAATAGCCCTTAACCCTTCTATCTCTTTTTCAAGGACGGCGATTGCAACTTTTATATCATTATTATTATCCATATTTTCCTGTTTTATTTTCATATTCATACCAACGGCAAAGTAATAAGTTCCATTCTTACACCCGGAAAATTTTTGTGCAAGCAAAAAGGGACGCAATATTTTGCGTCCCTTTTTACACTTTTATTATTAATCATGCTTTCAAGAAGCCTGAGCTATCGCTCCGGACTCAATATCGGCTCTAACAGCCTTAGTCGCAGCCACCATCGCTTTTAAAGCAGGCTCAACCTCTTTCCAGCCACGGGTTTTAAGACCGCAGTCAGGGTTAACCCATAACTGTTCGACAGTAAGGTTTTTCAAAGCCAGACGCAACAATTCTTCCATTTCCTGCTGACTAGGAACGCGAGGGCTATGAATATCATATACGCCCGGTCCTATTTCATTAGGATATTTAAAGCTTGCAAAAGCATCAAGCAGTTCCATTTGCGAACGGGAAGTTTCAACAGATATAACATCTGCGTCCATTTCACCGATTGACTTAATGATGTCATTGAACTCGGAGTAGCACATATGAGTGTGTATCTGAGTACCGTCTTTAACACCCGAAGCACTAAGCCTGAAAGCCTCAACAGCCCATTTCAGATATTCGTTCCACTCACTTTTACGCAAAGGCAGACCTTCACGCAAAGCGGCTTCATCTATCTGGATTATCTTAATACCGGCAGATTCAAGGTCAACCACCTCATCACGTATCGCCAAACCTATCTGCTTACAGGTTTCAGAGCGAGGCTGATCATCACGCACGAAACTCCACTGCAATATAGTAACCGGTCCTGTTAACATGCCTTTCATATATTTATCGGTTTGTTCCTGAGAGAATTTAGCCCAATCTACGGTCATAGGCTTGTCACGAGAAACATCGCCGAAGATTACCGGAGGCTTCACACAACGTGAGCCATAGCTTTGCACCCAGCCAAACTTAGTGAAAGCAAAACCGTTCAACTGCTCTCCGAAATATTCCACCATGTCGTTTCTTTCAAACTCACCGTGAACAAGGATATCAATTCCGCACTTC
This region includes:
- a CDS encoding DUF488 domain-containing protein; translation: MDFFWIVFYKKILSSYDEIERKRTMFYRQKVLLALIEAFGGTLKSRDLQKYLFLFTQKCQQEKSYEFVPYKYGCFSFQSYADRRNLTESGHLAKGDDWTLNESGYIKQLKKDDAQKIVLFKKYYEHLSGNSLIKEVYRDYPYYAINSEIANRLMSKEEIEKIEEKRPCQAEPCFFTIGYEGQSFENYLNRLISNNIKLLCDVRRNPLSRKYGFSKSTLSDSLKKLGIEYVHIPELGIVSEKRQQLKTQSDYDRLFYEYEKTTLKENQDALIKLCSLIDRHKRVAITCFEADPCQCHRGRVAKKLVKMEDWEYPVEHI
- the fliS gene encoding flagellar export chaperone FliS, translated to MAYNKNHFNAYQRASETVSEVRQVIMLYEGAINFIEQAKEAIQEQNYEKRYNLINKAIAIVTGLNSCLEFNDETSEVATALDEYYQSLDMRLLYINTNDSIKECDGVIGDLRVMLDAWRDVEESTMSETDDADSHEVSQKQLKKEVKSKPINDLGTLKDIQITV
- the fliD gene encoding flagellar filament capping protein FliD, translating into MSSINLGGFNTSNGSTTALGFLSNLDGDALIEAILSSQQAKIEETQGTVDLNKSKISAIGELQTLLDRLKTTSNFLRSPPGVFNESNDFFKHTITNLTSSGSVAASTYMSVTSEPGATLNNYSIENISLATAHQIRKSGFTSDSVSVVGNASVADNYQVNTGTVSGSVLNQFTPITFSNDVQGNKATIDLVFSDDNEFDALDQIDIGSTAITFGGGGGADVAVGASLSDTLTNIVNYMNSVTTGEESRYTYSTSGSTITVTRDVEGSNSEVDTSLTIGANLSNGSTNQTIAIGSQAASNNPAGGDLNSLGTDGDQGTVATNAVLEVIFGTQNSFDATDELIIGGTTITFGGTGGSDIDISGASTLDQKIDAIVTYMNTVASGTESTYTYSRNSTGVLTITQDTAGTIASTGNDINVSADFSKGDTNETQTVQIGRNYKNNGSVAGSVAASNGLVSGSVSQNGVDGYAAATKATIDIVIANNNIDTNDTITFGNTTATFGVDITVGASLAETLDNISNFFNNLTTSTVSGYKFENNGVDTITVTSETYGSGATLAINADFSLGADTANTIAIGSQAAANNPAGGTLAALGTDGVDQTSITDASTTHISTLSGAVTINGATYIAGASAADTFTSNMVELKATVGGVTYTSKPIRLDGGSINAGGDGDNGLGNRIPAGTVITFVKDTDTETTDGTKDVTFQLVVGDEKIIDNAAEATTYATEINTFLNVTNSITITQSPTVPEFRAGTFNLGGVNITLSEGDNLQVIKSKINAVSSLSGVLADVVQISENNFSLVLKAKNTGVENKIFEFSDGDAGDGPTGTIQIGLDNVTFTQSIAAADASFDLDGQTITRSSNAINDVLEGLTFTLKADTPVSSPPTITLDVQSDNDLIKTGISDFLTAYNDLKLFISEQTERDENNVLVETATLGDEPILRDVLSAIDSQITRTIAGISAGGFSSLFEVGIDLIDFPGNDETPETKDIFVIDEDKFDAALAANFEAVRNVFAFNFVSNSPDLSVFSHTNKTTLNDYILDIDNTRADGDKVRVLSAVDNSFLFNATLAGGTIKGIAGTSLEGLVLVYTGDGSDIITVSQTSGITDSLYNLLDGYLKDDGFIDDAVDSFKTENDRLLERIERDNITLEIERRLLVEQFTRLEAVISAANSTLSFIDAQRQANSDNRG
- a CDS encoding flagellin; amino-acid sequence: MTTISSIDARFAQDQVGIASRTVTASVSNLVSGTKRDANVADLSVGTILATRVSTLRVTVGNAGQAKSLLETAKGALDTVLSLLQQQKNLAVKSADDSLTDNERGFLNQEFQAIVSEINRISENANFNGKALLDGSISGSAGIDTSTTLSTDNYSLISAAQYSTSTSGTDTIATGDLLNVSGVRGEVVLTFADTDDAIAAGTTTFTFAKPGDTGTHTLSVTTSAATTNTTFAAAFVTAAKASTDDLVRNFTFTDTGDGSVIIRTREANANANSVTIGITTLGNISANSVTIGGDNIDTTGAGSVESISSATTSTVGVDGIASFVDANRIGETRAEATIAITTAASNSEVIQFTIVDNDGVVAGAGESVVISFTADGGTSANEQIRDLLAALNDGTASASLPYGSSLSIGGTADATERVNLLRSFVFELDGPTDIATAIKVTAADNGATNLNNVSFHVANATDSDTLAATVNGNASVGTFGTTATQLFTEALAVTAVANSGAVVLTIVDVAGNIATAGQTVTISYTTDGSSTVAEEIANLATIINTGSATGVITGTAASIGGTASTTNQQKILDALTADDTGGGTANITSSVAGLTFQFTTATGITAATLGGGNAVAGAIALDTADAVTATTVGADRTVTDAQLTYDQNIIGQIDELKATFNAGSTDGLNRNSVTFTAKIGDTTYISEPVFLHGVGTASTIGAAGNLIRANEKIVFYDADGKRNASDVLSDNGFVLNVGTAAISLADTSTISKAQDSLDTIATNLKTQLDSITVNQARTQGFDLVDSSSSDFRIASAVGTLLDGLEGLDVIGSGTNDYNEGDVRFITDGFSSVGTLGSIESFTVDRLTDTITTTIDGETYTAYLNSVTAPTTGGVRAFGVDLNGNANEGSYDSTNKIIDLDDGNTGQSSAKLHFFSDSTTDGRVFEIDLGNVKSQTAQIDISTADGERALADALNAALGVSANDSLSFQVGASASDTIGVSIGSAKTTTIYKDDDGDTQTLSVATSQQAIAAGDIIDNAINNVVSLISDISAKITAFNSAIQNNQASIQNADAARSKLLDTDYTQESTRFAESRVRVDAATAVLTQVNSRIQNLLGLLQQ
- a CDS encoding KpsF/GutQ family sugar-phosphate isomerase, which gives rise to MKIKQENMDNNNDIKVAIAVLEKEIEGLRAIEDWLGEDYIKAVNLLSDAKGRVILSGMGKSGHIARKIAATMASTGTPALFVHPGEASHGDLGMVTQSDVVMLLSNSGETVELKDIIVYCQRFDIPIVGVVRRKTSILADAATVALILPEVPEACSVNAPTTSTTMMLALGDILAVALLERRGFSSEEFNVFHPGGKLGSAFIKVENLMHTGDAIPIVKDGTLMSDALNIITEKKLGCVGIIDGEGNLTGIITDGDLRRHISMNLSSAKVNDVMTKNPLVAKKTDLASKALSVMEGKSITNLFVVENGMPVGVLHIHDILKAGVV